A segment of the Synechococcus sp. CBW1002 genome:
GGGCTCGGCTAAGCCAACCCTTGTTCTTGGACGTTCTCTCTTCTCCATTGATAATTCATTATCGATAGCACCTTCTGCGTCAGGCTTAGTTCACCCATCACTAGGCTTAGTCTTAGCCTCTTCACATGATTGTGACTTGTCTGCTAAGGTTTGTCAGTCTAACATGCTTTGTGTATTAAGCCTAGATTATACCACAACTTCTATGTTTTGTTCATCTGACAATGGTTCTACATTTTTTTTAGTCGATAAAGTAGTGCATCGTGATCATGACCTTGTGCCGATGCTTATTCATCATCTTGATCATTCCCAAACCCTCTTTTATTCCTCTCGAGTTGATCGCTCAGCTATTTATTTCTTAAATAATTTTTTCATTTCATAACCTTTGTGCCAGGTCACAACTTTTCTGATTTGCAACTCGTTCATACCATGAGTTAAGTTTTGAATTTCTCGTCGTAATGTGTAGATTGCATTATATCTGCAGTTATGCTCCTTGCCATATGTGGCTTCTATGTCTAGTGGCAACGGCAGGAGACGCCGGGAATGCAGGTAACTCAGAACGCTCTGATTACCGCTGAGATTCAGTTGGTTTTCGAGCAGCATCGTGACTACTACGGTTCCTCGCGCTTGCACCGTGAACTGATGGCTTCCGGCCACAGGGTTTTTCGTCACCGCGTCGCCCGGCTCATGAGACGTGCACAGCTCAATGGCAGAACCCGCAAGGCGTTCCGGCCCTGCCGTCAGGACAGCGGTTCGGCGATATTACCTAGGGCCTCCTGAGAAAGGGCAAAGCGGCTGCGCCGCAGTGGATCCGAGCAGATTTCATCGGCGCGGCGGAGGGGAACTGCTTGCGCAGCATCTCGGTGACCCGCTGCCAATGGGTGTCCGGCGACGATTAGGTAGGCGGGTCCGCGCAACTACATAGGCGGGTCTCAGGACGCGACAACAGGGTTCCGATTCCGGTCTGGAGCCCTGCCATGCCCGCCCCTCTGTCGTTGCGGATCAAGGAGCGGTACATGGCAAAACGGGCCAATGGGCTCAGCCAACAGGTGGCGGCTGATGCGGCGGGGATTTCGGTGCGCAGCGCGCAACGGATCGATCGGGGTGAGCTGCAGCCCGAGGGGCAACAGCAGCAGCGGGGTCGCCATTGGCGCACCCGAGCCGATCCCCTGGCCGAGGTCTGGGAGAGCGTGCTGGTGCCGATGCTTGAGAAGGCGCCGCAACTGGAACCCCAGACCCTGCTGCTTCACCTGGAACAGCTCAGGCCTGGCGAGGAGTGGTACCGGCGCAAGCGGACCCTGCAGCGCCGCGTCGAGCAGTGGCGGGCCCTGCACGGCCCGGCCCAGGAGGTGATGTTCCTGCAGCAGCACCGGGCCGGTGTACTGGGGATCTCGGATTTCACGTTGCTCAAAGGTGAGCCGATCACCGTGGCGGGGGAGGTGCTGGAGCACCGGCTGTTCCACTTCCGCCTGCCCTATTCGGGCTGGTGCCATGTGGCGGTGATCCACGGCGGCGAAAGCTTTGTCGCCCTATCCGAGGCCCTGCAAAACGCTCTCGCTCTTTGCGGTGGGGTGCCGGCGGAGCACCGCACCGACAGCCTGAGTGCTTGCTTCCGCAACCGCGACGGCAGCTACGCCGGCGATTACACGAGCCGTTACCGCGAGCTGTGCGCCCACCTGGGGGTGATCGCCACCCGCAACAACCGCGGCGTTGCCCACGAGAACGGCGCGATCGAGGGCCCGCACCGGCACTGGAAACATCGGCTGGAGCAGCAGCTGATCCAGCGCGGCAGCCGTGATTTCGCCACCGAGGCCGACTACCGGCAGCTCGTCGCCCAGGTCACCAACACGCTCAACAGCCGCTACCAGGTGCAGGGGAACCTGGAGATTGAGCAGCTGCATCTCCAGCCCCTGCCGGTGGAGCGCTTTGCCGACTACGAGCCGGTGGTGGCGCGGGTGCGGAGCACCAGCACGATCGAGGTGCGCTCGGTCACCTACAGCGTCCCCTCGCGGCTGATCGGCCAGCAGCTGACGGTGCACTTGCGCCATGACCGGCTGGATCTGTTCCTGCGCAGCAAGTTCGTGGAGACCCTGCCACGGTTGCGTCGGCGAGCGGGAGAAAGCGGGCCGTTGCGGCGGATCGATTTCCGCCACGTGATCGAGAGTCTGCGCCGCAAACCCCGGGCGCTGCTGCGTGCCCAGCTGCAGTCCGACCTGCTCCCCGGAGAGACCTGGCGTCAGTTGTGGCGCTTGCTTTTGGCGGCCCTGCCGCCGGATGAGGCCGCCAAGGTCATGGTGGACGCCCTCCATGTCGCTGCCCGGACGGACGATCTGGCCGGTGTGGAGCGGTATCTGCGGCGTCAGCTCCGCCGCGGTGAGCTGAACCTCACGGCCCTGCGCGATCACTACGGCCTGCGGCCCCCCCGGGGCCTGGCGGCCATGCCCCAGCTCGACATCCCCGAACACACCCTCAGCAGCTATGACGAACTCCTGGTTGGAACCCCCGAGCAGGCCGGCACTGGAAACGGCTCTGCCATCGGTGTTGAAACAGTTGAAACTGCCCCAGTTCCGCAGCCAGTGGCAGGCGGCCGAGCAGCAGGCCACAGCCGCTGGCTGGAGTCCAGCCAGCTACCTCTATGTGCTGGCAGAGCAGGAACACCAGCAGCGGCATCAAGCCCGT
Coding sequences within it:
- a CDS encoding IS3 family transposase, producing the protein MQVTQNALITAEIQLVFEQHRDYYGSSRLHRELMASGHRVFRHRVARLMRRAQLNGRTRKAFRPCRQDSGSAILPRAS